A window of Phycobacter azelaicus contains these coding sequences:
- a CDS encoding ABC transporter ATP-binding protein yields MLDAANTTDVQAETLLEVNNIEVIYNHVILVLKGVSLKVPKGGITALLGGNGAGKTTTLKAVSNLLHSERGEVTKGSIKYRGQDMHALDPADVVRKGVIQVMEGRHCFEHLTVEENLLTGAYTRGDSKGDIQRDLEMVYSYFPRLKERRKSQAGYTSGGEQQMVAMGRALMSRPETILLDEPSMGLAPQLVEQIFGIMKSINENEGVTFLLAEQNTNVALRFAHYGYILESGRVVMDGPAAELRENPDVKEFYLGMSDEGRKSFRDVRSYRRRKRWLS; encoded by the coding sequence ATGCTCGACGCAGCAAACACCACCGATGTGCAGGCCGAAACCCTGCTTGAGGTCAACAATATCGAGGTGATCTACAATCACGTGATCCTCGTGCTGAAGGGCGTCAGCCTGAAGGTGCCAAAAGGCGGTATCACCGCGCTTCTGGGCGGCAACGGCGCCGGCAAGACGACCACGCTCAAGGCGGTTTCCAACCTGCTGCATTCTGAACGCGGCGAAGTGACCAAGGGCTCGATCAAGTATCGCGGCCAGGACATGCACGCACTCGACCCGGCCGATGTGGTCCGCAAGGGCGTGATCCAGGTGATGGAAGGCCGTCACTGTTTTGAGCACCTCACCGTCGAAGAGAATCTCCTGACAGGCGCCTATACCCGTGGTGACAGCAAGGGCGATATTCAGCGCGATCTTGAAATGGTCTACAGCTATTTCCCGCGCCTGAAGGAACGCCGTAAATCGCAGGCGGGCTACACCTCAGGCGGTGAGCAGCAGATGGTGGCCATGGGCCGCGCCTTGATGAGCCGCCCCGAAACCATCCTTCTGGATGAACCTTCCATGGGCCTGGCCCCACAGTTGGTGGAGCAGATCTTTGGCATCATGAAATCGATCAACGAGAACGAAGGCGTGACCTTCCTCTTGGCCGAGCAGAACACCAACGTTGCGCTGCGCTTTGCCCACTATGGTTATATCCTTGAATCGGGCCGCGTGGTGATGGACGGCCCAGCAGCTGAGCTGCGTGAGAACCCGGATGTTAAGGAATTCTACCTCGGTATGTCCGACGAGGGCCGAAAGAGCTTCCGTGATGTAAGGTCCTATCGCCGCCGCAAGCGGTGGTTGAGCTGA
- a CDS encoding phenylacetate--CoA ligase family protein — protein sequence MSFFDTLETRSADERAADLAKALPEQIARAKSATGYGASLADVDAAKITCAADLASLPVLRKSELSRAQAENAPFGGFTVKPAHGFAHIFQSPGPIYEPGGSEHDWWRMGRFLHAVGIGAGDVVQNCFGYHLTPAGMIFESGARAVGAAVLPAGTGQTELQVTAARDVGATAYAGTPDYLKVILDKAETMGVQLGFKKAAVGGGALFPSLRQEYADRGITCLQSYATADLGNIAYESAAMEGMIVDENVIVEIVTPGTGTPVAPGEVGEVVVTTLNPDYPLIRFATGDLSAVLPGASPCGRTNMRIKGWMGRADQTTKIKGMFVRPEQVAALVEKHDEIVKARVIAARDGEMDTMTVQIEADGGDDIKFGKSVIEVLKLKGKIEVVAPGSLPKDGLVIEDQRSYD from the coding sequence ATGAGTTTTTTTGATACACTCGAAACCCGCTCGGCTGATGAACGCGCGGCGGATCTGGCGAAGGCATTGCCCGAACAGATCGCCCGCGCCAAATCCGCGACCGGCTATGGGGCCTCCCTTGCCGATGTGGATGCCGCAAAAATTACCTGCGCTGCGGATCTAGCGTCCTTGCCGGTGCTGCGCAAATCCGAACTGAGCCGTGCCCAGGCTGAGAATGCGCCTTTTGGTGGTTTTACGGTGAAACCGGCCCACGGGTTTGCGCATATCTTTCAGTCGCCTGGACCAATCTACGAGCCGGGTGGCAGCGAGCACGACTGGTGGCGCATGGGGCGGTTCCTGCATGCGGTCGGCATCGGCGCCGGGGATGTGGTGCAGAACTGCTTTGGCTATCACCTGACACCGGCGGGCATGATCTTCGAGAGTGGCGCACGCGCTGTGGGCGCCGCGGTTCTGCCGGCGGGCACCGGCCAAACGGAACTCCAGGTAACGGCCGCGCGGGATGTGGGCGCAACCGCCTATGCTGGTACGCCTGACTACCTGAAAGTCATCCTCGACAAGGCCGAAACCATGGGCGTGCAGCTCGGGTTCAAAAAGGCCGCTGTCGGGGGCGGGGCTCTGTTCCCGTCGCTGCGTCAAGAGTACGCCGATCGCGGCATCACCTGCCTGCAGTCCTACGCTACGGCGGATCTAGGCAATATCGCCTATGAAAGCGCTGCGATGGAGGGAATGATCGTCGACGAAAACGTCATCGTTGAAATCGTCACTCCAGGTACAGGCACCCCCGTGGCGCCGGGCGAGGTGGGTGAGGTGGTCGTGACGACCCTCAACCCCGACTATCCGCTGATCCGGTTTGCCACCGGCGATCTGTCGGCAGTACTTCCGGGTGCCTCGCCTTGCGGGCGCACCAACATGCGGATCAAGGGCTGGATGGGTCGGGCCGACCAGACCACCAAAATCAAGGGCATGTTCGTACGTCCTGAACAGGTGGCCGCCCTTGTCGAAAAACATGACGAGATCGTCAAGGCCCGCGTCATCGCCGCGCGCGATGGCGAGATGGACACGATGACCGTGCAGATCGAAGCTGATGGCGGCGACGACATCAAATTCGGCAAATCGGTGATCGAAGTTCTGAAACTGAAGGGTAAGATTGAAGTTGTCGCGCCCGGTAGCCTGCCAAAGGATGGCCTCGTGATCGAGGATCAGCGCAGTTACGACTGA